The Clarias gariepinus isolate MV-2021 ecotype Netherlands chromosome 12, CGAR_prim_01v2, whole genome shotgun sequence region AGTGGGTACCACAATACTTTGGTAGTGACTGTGGTACCCAATAAGTACCACCATCCACACCAAAGTTCAGCAGGTATCTAATATGGTATGTTTGTACATACTGCTAGTATATTAAAGTACATGCAGGAACATATTAGATACCTGCTGAGCTTTGGTATCCACTGAATTTTTTTGAGTATTATGGTATCCACTGAAGTACACACCATAGTACTAAGTACAGTATACCCAGGatttactatatacagtatgtgtctctCAGTACCACAGCACTGTATACCAGTGGTACCCATTACATTTACGTAATTTCAGCATGGGAAGCATCGTGACTATTATGAAGCActcctgagattttttttttattaatgttaaataaatgtctccaaacaaaaaacttaaaacCAACAATTATATATCGTCTTCCTTAGACATTTTGATAAATATTAGTGTTGGGTTATGTTCAAGTTTCTGAGCCTAAGCTGTTACTACAGAAAcagtaatatattaaaataagcaCATAAATATCATGTTAGAGCTGAAACTTCTGTCTGAGTCTCACAGttacataataatattatgCGCAGTCTAACCAATCGAATCCGAGAATTTATCCCCAACGAGGTATAATATTCTACATAGCTTTCCCAGTATTGCCAGCTACAGTCACGTCCATAAATTTTGGAATAAAGATATGTTTTTGGCTCTTGGCCTTTCTGTACATCACcacattgaatttaaaataaaatactcatAATGTGAGCGGGTTTCAACTTTAATTTAACAGATTTAAAAGAAAGCGTGGCTTTAACTATTCAGGAATCAGAGCCATTTTCATGCGAACCCCTTCTATTAGTGGGCTCAAAGATATTGGAACAAACTAACATAACTACAATCATAGTTATTGCCTTTTAATACTTGGAAGAAAATTCTTGGCAGTCGatgactgcttgaagtctggaACACATGGACATGAACGAATGCTAAGTTTTTCTCCATTGGGACgctttgccaggcctttacAGCAGCTTCCTCCAGCTTTTTCTTGTTTGTGGGTTTTTCTACCATTAGTATTGTGGAAACTCCACATAATCTAAGGGTAATcatattctgatttttttttatttattaaataaacatcagaGTGTTTCTGGACATGCGAATAAGGAGTTTGCAGTCTCAGCAAGTTAATTATTAGTTACCAAATTTTTGTAAGCTTGACAAGCCACAAATTTTGTCTATTAATTTCTGGCTGTTTATaaagctgctataatgtaagtgataatATGGGTGTCCAAGTCAAACTTGAAATTTCTTAGGAATGGGGGTAAAACcatttgacatttacagtagaCTATAAGCATAGTATAGTGATGAAACTCttggctgcagtaaaacatttaaatggtgcgaacattttaaagaaggccgtactgTACATTCCTAAATGATGATCCTGggtgaggtggctcagagcccactgcagtccttcctgtgaacattcagagcAAAATGATGGATAACTCGGCATCGGCTTGGGAAGAGACATATCTGTACAtataatcattcaccaacaccacttgcacatcacaAGAACTTGGCTGGAAATGATTGCCACATcctcctgtacagtcctgaccaagccatttccacatgtttcagCCATGAAAGGAGTGCCTGgtaggccagcgtttcagacatgaaccaGGCAGTCTAATTATGGATTTGGACTCCTGAGAAAACTAAGctgcactagtgaaacactgggataagtgcattacagtagtgaggttttactctcataagtgtgtgttgttattctgcaaaaacaaaagtcccggtttgacttgaacacattGTATTGCTGAATGATTAAAGTATGCTttgttgttctttaataaatttaagATTGCAATGGTTGCCAAATCACTGTAGTGTAAGAGGTTTTGAAAAATGGGATATAATTCATTACCTCAAAGTGAGTAAGTAACggatgtataaaataaataaataaataaataaataaatcagtgtctTAAATATGTAcagtcacccccccccccccccaatgtACCTTTGGCAAGTATGAGACAAGCACTTATGACATTTGCATGGAGCTTTAAACTATATACAGAGTTTACTCTTATAAAACATAGCATgtgagtgcaaaagtttacacaccccTAACAAAAATGGTCCCCAAAAAcatgtatattaaataaaatgatttcagTTCTCCTGCTTCTTACTTTAGCATTTTTATCaatctacatgttttttttcctttcactcaatatttatatctttttatctgaattatagtaaaatataggaaatgttttttccccctgatcaCCCAGAGGTCCATGCTTAAACTCAACTCTATGACATTTTATAAGTAGTTATGTAACAATGAGTTCGTGTGAAAGAGCGTGATCTCCAGGATTAACCCTGCAGCACACAGGAGATGGGTGATGAGTCAAGGCAGCGGTGTGGCCTCAATAAAGAAACGCATAATAGAAGAGAGCGCTGATGGCCAGCAGTGCTACAGAGAGCATCATATTCTTCCTGTTCTCTCCTCGTAAATCTGCAAGATCCTTCTCTGAAACAGATGCGACGTACGCCTATAAATACATGTATCTTTCACATGGTTCTTATTTTGTTGTAAATAAGATGTACTGATTTTTTGGCATTACCATACTTCTGGATCCGCTCGCTCATGATCGCCATTTCATCCTCGAGAGCCTGTCTGTGGAAACACCGAGAAGCCTTATGGTATAACGGTCATGACATTTCCCAATGCTTTCTCTGTAGTTAAAGTGTGCATTCTTACTTGTCCTCATCTGAAAGTTCCTCGCGTCTGTGTTTAAATTCTGCCCTTTCCAGATTATCCTGCCATTTCAGTTTCTGCTCCTCGACACGGTCAATCTACGATAGTAGAAAATggtaaatttgtaaataaatttaaaaaatacatacatacagtgctgtaaaataGTGTTTGCCCCTtactgatttcctttttttgcacattttaatgttttagatcatcaaactaatctaaatattagtcaaagataacagaAGTAAACACAGTATGcagtttaaataaaggtttttattatcataaaaCTGGTGATAAgagaaaacaaaatccaaaattacatagccctgtgtgaataagtgtttGCTCCCCCTGTTTCAACCATAACTCTGGTTTATCACACCCGAGTTTAATTTCTCTAGCCACACCCAGGTCTGATTACTGCCATACCTGTTcgcaatcaagaaatcacttaaataagaCCTGCCTGACAAAGTGCAGTAGACCAAAAGATCCTCGAAAGCTAGACTCCATGAcgagatccaaagaaattcaaaaacaaaacaaaaaaaaatagattatcAGTCTGAGAAAGGGtataaaaccatttctaaagctttgggactgtATCGTTTGATACAGTGAGAGCCATCGTCtataaatggcaaaaacatggaacagtggagaaccttcccaggagtgaccagccaaccaaaattaccccaagagctcAGCGACAACTTATCCAAGAGGTCACAAAGACCCACAACAACATCCGCAGAAATGCGGGCCTCAGTTAAGGTTGCATGGCAGAGTAAGACGAGAAACACCGCtgagcaaaaagaacataaaggcTCATCTCAGTTTTGCTAGAAAACACCTCAATGATCCACAAGACTTTTGGGGAAATACTCTGTGgactgacgagacaaaagtttacaTTCTTGGAAGGTGTGTCCCATTTTGTGTGATGTAAAAGTAACAccacatttcagaaaaagaatcataccaacagtaaaatatggtggtggtggtagtgtgatggtctggagcTGTTTTGCTGCATCAAGACCTGGAAGCCTTGCCGTGATAAATGGAACCATGAAGTCTGCTGTGTACCAAAATATCCTAAagaagaatgtccggccatctgtttgtgATCTCCAGCTGAAGCGAATTTgggttctgcagcaggacaatgatccaaagcacaccagcaaaactaaatgaagactttggagtggcctagtcaaagtcctgacctgaatccaatTGAGATGCCGTGGCAtaaccttaaaaaggcggttcctgctcgaaaaccctccaatgtggctgaattacaacaattttgcaaagataaaagggccaaaattcctcaacaACGCTCTGTAACAGACTCTTTGCAATTTATCGAAGTTATAGTTGCTGCTAAGGGTGCCCCAATCAGTCATTTAATTTTAGGGGGCAAACACTTATTCACTtatgtagttttggattttgttttaaaaaccttaatttacaaactgcatgatgtgtttacttctgttatctttgattaatatttaaatattaacaaacgCAAAAAAATACGCAATCAGtaaggggcaaacactttttcacacactactgtaaataccaaatacttttttgagAAGAAATATAATAGTTCCAAGCTACACCATTTGTTACAGCTCTCCAAAATTCTTCAATATCAAATCCATCATTTTTACCCCCTGTTTTTTGGCTAGTATACATTAGATGCTGATCCTGGGTGTCGGATCTTTCATGAAAAACATACCATAATGTTCCAGAAAAGTGTATTCTGACATAATTCATCCTAATATCAGCATTGTAtcataatattgttttttctctcttttttttttttttaaaggctgctGGTAATTATTTTCCAGCTTTCTTATATGGGACTAAATTGATGAATAAAGGTTTGAAATTTCTAACTTTCTTATTTCTATAACTAACTttctaaactattttaaacttttcattaTAATTACTTGTATACAACGCAGCACAAGCTATGATCATTTAAGAACTGTATGTATCTATCTTATCTACATCTATCTTTCTCTCCAAGATTAAGATTTAATTACTTGTCACATCggccttacagcacagtgaattatcatttattttttttcacatatccgagcacggggtcagagcgcagggtcagccacgACACAGTGCCTCTGGAGCTGAGATTATgtaccttgctcaagggccaaacAGTGTCAGCTTGgtagtgctggggcttgaatccctcctgatcagtaacccagagcatTAAAGCACCAAATGTTGAACATTGCATTGTTTGTACTTGCTTGAATAGTAATGTTATACCGCTTGTAGCCAGTAGATGGCAGTGAAACACGTGTATGTGTTATACCACTCGCAGCCAGCAAAAACACAGAAGCATAAAACTAAAATGAAccaaactaaaatatttaaactaaatgtacagatttttgtttaagaaaCAGAAACCTACAGCATGATGACTAAACATTATAAGCATAATTGCTGTCACGacacatttatacatacatTTGCACGTTATAGTGATCAGTATAAAGCCAACATGGCGGATCTGCAGGTCAGATAAATAAACAGGAAACATGAAATATTGAACTAACCTCAGTCGCAACACTgatcttttcctttttattattctttggtTTTGTCATTCTGATAGCCGTTgctataacaacaataatataataactaaAATATGATCGGGTTAGAGATGACGTGTAGGAGACTTCTTCTACTCTCCCTCCTGAGAGAGTTCAGTGGAAGCAGCAGACCAGCACTGCCACCTGCAGGCAGCTCCGACCCAGTGGTTCTCCTCAGAGCTTAGAGACAGTCTACCTCATGATTCTGTTTTTCCATGTGATGTGTGGTCTTGGACTCGGCTGATGGATGCTCTGGTGACAGTTATTTTCTGATGACTTATT contains the following coding sequences:
- the ccdc167 gene encoding coiled-coil domain-containing protein 167, whose protein sequence is MTKPKNNKKEKISVATEIDRVEEQKLKWQDNLERAEFKHRREELSDEDKQALEDEMAIMSERIQKYEKDLADLRGENRKNMMLSVALLAISALFYYAFLY